A stretch of the Vitis vinifera cultivar Pinot Noir 40024 chromosome 16, ASM3070453v1 genome encodes the following:
- the LOC104878251 gene encoding rust resistance kinase Lr10-like: MVVTLFLFFFMRVFAEIGGRQDGCKESRCSAHGPVIRFPFRLKHQPNQCGYPGFEISCSEEKRTMLELPYSVKLSVQKINYTSQEIWVSGRDFCKNFNLSASPFQFMSAYRSDYIIFSCSESKADPYKNLNPTHCSFLPNNLVYSVSPEASLSHLDLSSCSMIYYFSIPSWSVDLGDYSEYNVVMNWSRPSCGDCEAKGKRCRLQESNIKEPEIECVDQPPKDVSKEWTITGLILGFFLLLLVVIICYNVYTTDKSKKEHSKKLQKFLEDYRALNPSRYSYADIKKITNLFKDKLGEGGYGTIYKGKLSNEVFVAVKILNDSKENGEEFINEVRTMGRIHHINVVRLVGFCADGYKRALIYEFLPNESLEKFIFKNQSLGWQKLHDIALGIAKGIEYLHQGCDQRILHFDIKPHNILLDQKFNPKISDFGLAKLCSKEQSVVSMTAARGTMGYIAPEVLSRNFGNVSYKSDVYSFGMLLLEMVGGRKNSDAIMENTSQMYFPEWLYNHLKHNGEIHIRIEKEEDTKIAKRLSIVGLWCIQWHPIDRPSMKIVLKMLEGEDNITLPPNPFASSGPTRTNVRRRRTSLQQELIVISELE, encoded by the exons ATGGTCGTGACTTTattcctcttcttttttatgAGAGTGTTTGCAGAAATTGGAGGGAGGCAAGATGGGTGCAAGGAGTCGAGGTGCAGTGCCCATGGCCCAGTCATCCGATTTCCTTTCCGGCTAAAACACCAGCCAAACCAGTGTGGATATCCTGGGTTCGAGATCTCTTGCTCAGAAGAGAAGCGGACCATGCTAGAGCTGCCCTATTCAGTAAAACTCTCGGTGCAGAAAATAAATTACACTTCTCAGGAAATTTGGGTCTCTGGACGGGATTTTTGCAAAAACTTTAATTTATCTGCCTCTCCATTCCAGTTCATGAGTGCGTACCGATCTGACTACATAATCTTCAGTTGTTCAGAGAGCAAAGCAGATCCATATAAAAATCTTAATCCCACCCATTGCAGTTTTCTCCCCAATAACCTAGTTTACAGTGTGAGTCCCGAGGCTAGTCTCAGTCACTTGGACTTATCCTCGTGCTCCATGATCTACTATTTTTCAATCCCATCTTGGTCTGTAGACCTTGGGGACTATAGTGAATATAATGTTGTCATGAATTGGTCAAGACCATCGTGTGGAGACTGcgaagcaaaaggaaagagaTGCAGATTGCAGGAGAGTAATATCAAGGAACCTGAAATCGAATGTGTGGATCAACCACCAAAAG ATGTATCAAAAGAGTGGACGATTACAG GATTAATTCTtggtttctttcttctcttgcTAGTAGTCATTATTTGCTATAATGTCTATACCACTGATAAATCAAAAAAAGAGCACAGCAAAAAGCTTCAAAAGTTTTTGGAAGATTATAGAGCTCTCAACCCATCAAGGTACTCCTATGCCGATATTAAGAAGATAACAAATCTGTTCAAGGACAAATTGGGTGAAGGAGGTTATGGAACCATTTATAAAGGAAAACTTtcaaatgaagtttttgttgcAGTAAAAATCCTTAACGATTCCAAAGAAAATGGTGAAGAGTTTATTAATGAAGTAAGAACAATGGGTAGAATCCATCACATTAATGTGGTTCGCTTAGTTGGATTTTGTGCTGATGGTTATAAACGAGCTTTGATTTATGAATTCTTGCCAAATGAGTCTCTCGAGAAGTTTATATTTAAGAACCAATCACTTGGTTGGCAAAAGCTTCATGATATCGCTCTAGGTATAGCTAAAGGAATTGAATATCTTCACCAAGGTTGTGATCAACGAATCCTTCATTTTGATATTAAACCTCATAATATTTTGCTAGATCAAAAGTTTAACCCCAAAATCTCTGATTTTGGTTTAGCAAAATTATGTTCTAAGGAACAAAGTGTTGTTTCTATGACAGCAGCAAGGGGGACCATGGGCTATATTGCACCAGAAGTGTTGTCTAGGAATTTTGGAAATGTATCCTATAAATcagatgtttatagttttggaatgttgttaCTTGAAATGGTAGGAGGAAGGAAGAATAGTGATGCTATAATGGAGAACACTAGCCAAATGTATTTTCCAGAATGGCTCTATAATCATTTAAAACATAATGGAGAGATACATATCCgaattgagaaagaagaagacacTAAAATAGCAAAAAGGCTAAGCATTGTGGGTCTTTGGTGCATTCAATGGCACCCAATAGATCGCCCTTCCATGAAAATTGTGCTAAAAATGTTGGAAGGAGAAGACAATATAACCCTGCCTCCCAATCCTTTTGCCTCTTCAGGTCCAACTAGAACAAATGTTAGACGACGAAGAACATCTCTCCAACAAGAGTTGATAGTTATTTCGGAGTtagagtaa
- the LOC100853690 gene encoding pentatricopeptide repeat-containing protein At3g49170, chloroplastic translates to MITLSLLSPAQPLLPPSSKTLNPSRQNIIPSSLSLKNPNFEPLKNRLIRQLDVGRLHHAFSTLDLMTQQNAPPDLTTYSILLKSCIRFRNFQLGKLVHRKLMQSGLELDSVVLNTLISLYSKCGDTETARLIFEGMGNKRDLVSWSAMVSCFANNSMEWQAIWTFLDMLELGFYPNEYCFAAVIRACSNANYAWVGEIIYGFVVKTGYLEADVCVGCELIDMFVKGSGDLGSAYKVFDKMPERNLVTWTLMITRFAQLGCARDAIDLFLDMELSGYVPDRFTYSSVLSACTELGLLALGKQLHSRVIRLGLALDVCVGCSLVDMYAKCAADGSVDDSRKVFEQMPEHNVMSWTAIITAYVQSGECDKEAIELFCKMISGHIRPNHFSFSSVLKACGNLSDPYTGEQVYSYAVKLGIASVNCVGNSLISMYARSGRMEDARKAFDILFEKNLVSYNAIVDGYAKNLKSEEAFLLFNEIADTGIGISAFTFASLLSGAASIGAMGKGEQIHGRLLKGGYKSNQCICNALISMYSRCGNIEAAFQVFNEMEDRNVISWTSMITGFAKHGFATRALEMFHKMLETGTKPNEITYVAVLSACSHVGMISEGQKHFNSMYKEHGIVPRMEHYACMVDLLGRSGLLVEAMEFINSMPLMADALVWRTLLGACRVHGNTELGRHAAEMILEQEPDDPAAYILLSNLHASAGQWKDVVKIRKSMKERNLIKEAGCSWIEVENRVHRFHVGETSHPQAWQIYQELDQLASKIKEMGYIPDTDFVLHDIEEEQKEQFLFQHSEKIAVAFGLISTSQSKPIRIFKNLRVCGDCHTAIKYISMATGREIVVRDSNRFHHIKNGVCSCNDYW, encoded by the coding sequence ATGATaactctctctcttctctctcccgCCCAACCCCTCCTCCCACCTTcttccaaaaccctaaacccttcCCGCCAAAACATTATCCCCTCCTCCCTCTCCCTCAAAAACCCCAACTTCGAGCCCCTCAAGAACCGTCTGATCCGCCAACTCGACGTGGGCCGCCTCCACCATGCATTCTCCACCCTTGATCTCATGACCCAGCAAAACGCCCCACCAGATCTCACCACCTACTCCATCCTCCTCAAGTCCTGCATCCGATTCCGCAACTTCCAACTCGGGAAACTCGTCCACCGGAAGCTAATGCAGTCTGGACTCGAGCTCGACTCGGTTGTGTTGAACACTCTGATCAGCTTGTACTCAAAATGTGGCGACACCGAAACCGCTAGGTTGATTTTTGAGGGAATGGGAAATAAGAGAGACTTGGTTTCATGGAGTGCGATGGTCTCATGTTTTGCGAATAACAGTATGGAGTGGCAAGCAATTTGGACATTTCTTGATATGCTTGAATTGGGGTTTTACCCGAATGAGTATTGCTTTGCGGCCGTGATTCGGGCTTGTTCAAACGCCAATTACGCCTGGGTTGGGGAGATAATTTATGGGTTTGTGGTGAAAACCGGGTACCTTGAGGCTGATGTCTGTGTTGGGTGCGAATTGATTGATATGTTTGTGAAGGGTAGTGGTGATTTGGGCTCAGCTTATAAGGTGTTTGACAAAATGCCTGAAAGAAATTTGGTTACTTGGACTTTAATGATAACTAGATTTGCGCAATTAGGTTGTGCAAGAGATGCAATTGATTTGTTTTTAGATATGGAATTGAGTGGTTATGTACCGGACCGTTTTACATATAGTAGTGTCCTTTCTGCTTGTACAGAATTAGGATTGTTAGCACTAGGAAAGCAATTGCATTCACGAGTAATACGTTTAGGATTGGCATTGGATGTTTGTGTTGGTTGTAGCTTGGTGGACATGTATGCAAAGTGTGCAGCAGATGGGTCAGTGGATGATTCGAGGAAGGTATTTGAGCAGATGCCTGAGCATAATGTTATGTCTTGGACTGCAATTATCACAGCGTATGTGCAAAGTGGAGAGTGTGATAAGGAAGCTATTGAACTTTTCTGCAAGATGATATCCGGTCATATACGGCCTaatcatttctcattttcaagTGTTCTCAAGGCATGTGGAAACCTTTCTGATCCATATACAGGTGAGCAGGTGTACAGCTATGCAGTGAAACTGGGCATAGCATCAGTGAATTGTGTGGGGAATTCTCTTATTAGCATGTATGCTAGGAGTGGAAGAATGGAAGATGCCCGAAAAGCTTTTGATATTCTCTTTGAGAAGAATTTGGTTTCTTACAATGCAATTGTTGATGGGTATGCCAAGAACTTGAAGTCTGAAGAAGCTTTTCTACTCTTTAATGAGATCGCAGATACTGGTATTGGTATCAGTGCTTTTACATTTGCTAGCTTGTTGAGTGGGGCTGCAAGTATAGGTGCAATGGGCAAAGGTGAGCAGATTCATGGTCGGTTATTGAAGGGAGGCTACAAGTCAAACCAATGCATTTGTAATGCTTTGATCTCTATGTATTCTAGGTGTGGTAACATTGAAGCTGCTTTTCAAGTTTTTAATGAGATGGAAGATCGGAATGTGATATCTTGGACTTCAATGATCACAGGTTTTGCAAAACATGGATTTGCAACCAGAGCTTTGGAAATGTTCCATAAAATGCTTGAGACAGGGACAAAGCCGAATGAGATCACCTATGTTGCCGTATTATCAGCTTGTAGCCATGTTGGTATGATCTCTGAGGGACAGAAACACTTCAATTCAATGTACAAAGAACATGGAATTGTCCCAAGAATGGAGCATTATGCATGTATGGTTGATTTACTAGGCCGGTCTGGACTTCTTGTAGAAGCCATGGAGTTCATTAACTCAATGCCCCTCATGGCTGATGCTCTGGTTTGGCGAACACTGCTTGGAGCCTGCCGTGTTCATGGTAATACAGAGCTTGGAAGACATGCTGCAGAGATGATTCTTGAGCAGGAACCAGATGACCCAGCAGCATATATCTTACTGTCAAACTTGCATGCTTCAGCAGGTCAGTGGAAAGACGTAGTGAAGATCAGAAAAAGTATGAAAGAGCGTAATTTGATCAAAGAAGCTGGCTGTAGTTGGATTGAGGTAGAAAATAGGGTGCACAGGTTCCATGTAGGGGAGACTTCCCACCCTCAAGCCTGGCAGATTTATCAAGAACTGGACCAACTGGCTTCCAAAATAAAGGAGATGGGTTACATCCCTGACACAGACTTTGTTCTTCACGACATAGAAGAAGAACAAAAGGAGCAATTCTTGTTCCAACACAGTGAGAAAATAGCAGTGGCATTTGGGCTTATAAGCACAAGCCAGTCGAAACCCATCAGGATATTTAAGAATCTTCGCGTCTGTGGCGATTGCCATACTGCAATAAAGTACATTTCAATGGCAACAGGGAGAGAAATAGTAGTAAGGGACTCTAACCGGTTTCATCATATAAAGAATGGGGTGTGCTCTTGTAACGATTACTGGTGA